Proteins found in one Terriglobia bacterium genomic segment:
- a CDS encoding insulinase family protein produces the protein MKTKSGTSFLFVLLAVFATNAYAAPAQKSLVFPELTRKMLLNELQIYVASTPNLGNTMTIGLVLRYGSTFDRANKGGEAYLTSQMIGKATLDRTAKDIQDELDYLGASLEVRCDWDGIRLLLRGQSETYERCLLLLYQIVGEAKFNEDDFIKVQGSIIRQLQAPEDPRQRVRSQLEAELFRGTTYGRPLGGTLATVQNIAVGDVRYFYRRFFSPDQAALVVVGSAPPVEIVQKASRIWGIWVRNDEIPFTFLPASEPAGRNIFLEDEPGSPAAQYILGNFWPRREDPVYYSGILATRLLQERLTKALPTSQLTVGAQGRRLEGPFYIQGQAAADQAVGEIDKIIDAVEAFKDTEVSAAEVTRAQDQWIEEFGKTISSADGICNVLLDSELYRLGINYLVTFSDFVRRSSPATVKEAAKRWLLPGGLILIVRGPAATLRPQLESMGTVQPLKR, from the coding sequence ATGAAGACGAAATCCGGTACGAGTTTCCTATTTGTCCTGCTGGCTGTTTTTGCCACAAATGCCTACGCGGCACCCGCGCAGAAATCCCTGGTGTTTCCGGAATTGACCCGCAAGATGCTCTTGAACGAGTTGCAGATCTATGTGGCGTCGACCCCAAACCTCGGCAACACGATGACGATCGGGCTGGTGCTCCGATATGGCTCGACCTTTGATCGTGCCAACAAGGGAGGTGAAGCCTACCTCACTTCCCAGATGATCGGGAAAGCGACGCTGGACAGAACCGCCAAAGACATCCAGGATGAGCTGGATTACCTCGGGGCCAGCCTGGAAGTTCGCTGTGATTGGGACGGGATTCGCCTGCTGCTGAGGGGGCAAAGCGAGACATACGAGCGCTGCCTGCTGCTTCTCTATCAGATTGTGGGCGAGGCGAAGTTCAACGAGGATGATTTCATCAAGGTCCAGGGCTCCATAATCCGGCAACTCCAAGCGCCGGAGGATCCGCGGCAGCGGGTGCGCAGCCAACTTGAGGCCGAACTCTTCCGGGGGACGACTTACGGCAGGCCTCTGGGGGGAACGCTGGCCACGGTGCAAAACATCGCGGTCGGCGACGTGCGCTACTTCTATCGCCGGTTTTTTTCCCCCGATCAGGCTGCTCTCGTTGTGGTGGGCTCGGCGCCTCCAGTGGAAATCGTGCAGAAGGCCAGCCGCATTTGGGGCATCTGGGTCCGTAACGATGAGATTCCCTTTACCTTCCTGCCGGCCAGTGAGCCCGCGGGGCGCAATATTTTCTTGGAAGACGAGCCGGGTTCTCCAGCCGCCCAGTACATTCTGGGCAATTTCTGGCCGAGGCGCGAGGATCCTGTGTACTATTCCGGGATTTTGGCCACGCGCCTGCTCCAGGAACGTCTCACCAAAGCTCTTCCCACCTCGCAGCTGACGGTAGGTGCGCAGGGGCGCAGGCTGGAGGGACCCTTCTACATTCAAGGTCAGGCTGCAGCGGATCAGGCGGTCGGCGAGATCGACAAAATAATCGATGCCGTGGAAGCCTTCAAGGATACTGAAGTCAGCGCCGCAGAGGTAACCAGAGCGCAGGATCAATGGATTGAGGAGTTTGGCAAGACGATCAGCTCTGCTGACGGCATCTGCAACGTTCTGCTCGACTCAGAACTCTACCGGCTCGGCATCAACTATCTCGTGACTTTCTCCGATTTCGTCCGGCGGAGCAGTCCCGCCACGGTGAAGGAAGCTGCAAAGCGCTGGCTTTTGCCCGGTGGCCTGATCCTGATCGTGCGTGGGCCTGCAGCCACACTCCGCCCGCAACTGGAATCCATGGGAACGGTTCAGCCCCTGAAGCGCTGA
- the tldD gene encoding metalloprotease TldD has translation MTDSRLDPGSIFAGRFGITQRDLDRLLCAALDKGGDYADLYLEYRTRDMLALEEGMLKSATKNIFQGIGVRVVVGDKTGSASADSLEMNEMLPAAAVAAAIAHDAGSSSHPHVAYRRPPHNLYPVAHPLVNLELPPKLLLLEEANRAARAYDPHVVEVRVVLANEIKHILVYSSEGAAVTDVQPLSVLQVSCVAGKNGERQIGIKGGGGRIGLEFFESKPPAYFARNAARQAVLLLDAGEAPAGPMPVVLGPGWPGILLHEAVGHGLEADFSRKNLSAFSGRIGQRVASELCSVVDDGTLPGRRGSLNVDDEGNPTNRTVLIEDGILRQYLQDALSSRLAGTPATGNGRRESYAFAPMPRMTNTFMLSGSSDPEEIIRSVDRGLYAVDFGGGQVDITNGKFVFSASEAYIIEEGRIAAPVKGATLIGNGPEVLTRVTMVGNDLALDEGLGTCNKDGQSVAVGVGTPTLKISEITVGGTRR, from the coding sequence ATGACTGACAGCAGGCTCGATCCCGGGAGCATTTTCGCCGGCCGCTTCGGCATCACCCAGCGGGACCTGGACCGACTTCTGTGCGCCGCGCTCGACAAAGGGGGGGATTATGCCGACTTGTACCTGGAATACCGAACGAGAGATATGCTGGCGCTGGAAGAGGGGATGCTCAAGAGCGCCACGAAAAACATATTTCAGGGAATAGGGGTGCGCGTGGTCGTCGGAGATAAGACCGGCTCCGCCTCCGCCGACAGCCTCGAGATGAACGAAATGCTTCCGGCCGCCGCCGTAGCGGCTGCCATCGCGCACGACGCCGGTTCCTCCAGCCATCCGCATGTTGCCTACCGCAGACCTCCGCACAATCTGTATCCGGTTGCTCATCCCCTCGTGAATCTTGAACTGCCGCCCAAGCTCCTTCTGCTCGAGGAGGCCAACCGGGCGGCGCGCGCATATGACCCGCACGTCGTCGAGGTGCGCGTCGTACTCGCAAATGAGATAAAGCACATCCTGGTATACAGTTCCGAGGGAGCCGCGGTCACCGACGTGCAGCCGCTCTCGGTGCTCCAGGTCTCATGTGTCGCGGGTAAGAACGGCGAACGTCAGATCGGCATCAAAGGGGGCGGCGGGCGCATTGGGCTTGAGTTCTTTGAGTCGAAGCCGCCGGCCTATTTCGCGCGCAATGCGGCGCGACAGGCCGTGCTTTTGCTCGATGCCGGCGAGGCCCCTGCCGGCCCCATGCCGGTGGTGCTCGGGCCGGGCTGGCCGGGAATTCTGCTTCATGAGGCTGTGGGGCATGGGCTCGAGGCCGACTTCAGCCGCAAGAACCTCTCCGCCTTTTCGGGGCGCATCGGCCAGCGGGTCGCTTCCGAGCTGTGTTCGGTGGTGGATGATGGAACCCTGCCGGGTCGAAGGGGGTCACTCAATGTGGACGATGAGGGCAATCCTACGAACCGGACTGTCCTGATAGAGGACGGGATTCTCCGGCAGTACTTGCAGGATGCCCTGAGTTCAAGATTGGCTGGAACTCCGGCCACCGGCAACGGCAGGCGCGAAAGCTATGCTTTCGCACCGATGCCACGCATGACCAATACATTCATGCTTTCGGGCTCGAGCGATCCCGAAGAGATCATCCGATCCGTCGACAGGGGACTGTACGCGGTAGACTTCGGCGGGGGGCAGGTGGATATCACCAACGGCAAGTTCGTCTTTTCGGCCTCCGAGGCCTATATCATCGAGGAGGGCCGCATCGCCGCACCTGTCAAAGGAGCGACCCTGATCGGAAATGGCCCGGAAGTCCTGACTCGCGTGACTATGGTCGGGAACGACCTCGCCTTGGATGAAGGCCTCGGCACCTGCAACAAAGACGGCCAGAGCGTCGCAGTGGGAGTGGGAACCCCGACGCTTAAGATCAGCGAGATCACCGTGGGAGGAACCCGGAGGTGA
- a CDS encoding TldD/PmbA family protein, which yields MQAGAVTAEVLIHEGREFSTVVRLGAVEKLVQAGSRRLGMRIFQGTRCAISSTSDFSAASLHQMVCDTCDMARAAGEDPAAGIPEQDLYARDVPQLHLFFPAADGLPADQKIAWARTCEQAALQCDPRINNSEGAGFSDSVATVTYANSAGVCASYDRSVCTLYAAPLAESDGQKQRDYWLTTHPDLKRLQPPQEVGAEAARRVLRRLGARRVSTCSVPVVFDPLTAAALLRHLADAVSGTALVRKTSFLAGKLGARVASPLVTICDDALLPGGLGSRPFDAEGVPSQTTSVVRAGVLESFLLDSYTARKLGLRSTANSNRPLHGAPAAGPSNFFLEAGTATPDEIIATVKNGLYVTDLIGFGVNLVSGNFSQGAAGIWIDGGRLAFPVEEITVAGNLKDMLTSVEAVGNDLLALGEIFAPTLLIGKMVVSGS from the coding sequence ATGCAGGCCGGCGCCGTCACTGCGGAAGTTCTCATTCATGAGGGCCGGGAATTTTCCACCGTGGTGCGTCTGGGAGCCGTCGAGAAGCTGGTTCAAGCCGGTTCCCGAAGGCTCGGCATGCGGATCTTCCAGGGAACACGCTGCGCGATTTCCTCCACGTCCGACTTCTCGGCAGCCAGTCTTCACCAGATGGTTTGCGACACCTGCGACATGGCTCGGGCCGCAGGCGAGGACCCGGCTGCAGGGATCCCAGAGCAGGATCTCTATGCGCGGGATGTCCCGCAACTGCACCTCTTCTTCCCGGCCGCCGACGGGCTTCCCGCCGACCAGAAGATCGCATGGGCTCGGACGTGCGAACAAGCAGCGCTCCAGTGCGATCCGCGCATCAACAACTCGGAAGGAGCAGGGTTCTCCGATTCGGTCGCAACTGTGACGTACGCCAATTCGGCCGGAGTGTGCGCAAGCTATGACAGGAGTGTATGTACCCTCTACGCTGCGCCCCTTGCTGAATCGGATGGGCAAAAACAGCGGGATTACTGGCTCACCACTCATCCCGACCTGAAGCGGCTGCAACCGCCGCAGGAGGTAGGAGCCGAGGCTGCCCGGCGCGTGTTGCGCCGCCTGGGCGCGCGCCGGGTGTCCACGTGCAGTGTCCCCGTCGTCTTCGATCCGCTCACGGCCGCCGCGCTTCTCAGGCACCTCGCGGACGCAGTCTCAGGAACCGCGCTGGTGCGCAAGACGTCCTTTCTTGCGGGCAAGCTCGGAGCACGAGTTGCCTCTCCGCTGGTGACCATCTGCGACGACGCGCTCCTGCCGGGCGGACTCGGATCGCGTCCCTTTGACGCTGAAGGTGTCCCCTCACAGACTACGTCGGTGGTCCGCGCCGGTGTGCTCGAAAGTTTCCTGCTGGATTCCTACACGGCGCGCAAGCTGGGCCTGCGCTCGACGGCCAATTCGAATCGTCCCCTGCACGGCGCGCCTGCGGCCGGTCCGTCCAATTTTTTCCTGGAAGCCGGTACGGCGACTCCCGACGAGATCATCGCCACGGTAAAGAACGGACTCTATGTGACGGACCTGATCGGATTCGGAGTGAATCTCGTGTCCGGAAACTTCAGCCAGGGAGCCGCCGGCATCTGGATCGACGGGGGCCGACTGGCTTTTCCGGTCGAGGAGATAACCGTCGCCGGCAACTTGAAAGACATGTTGACAAGCGTCGAAGCCGTCGGCAATGATCTTCTGGCCCTGGGTGAGATCTTCGCCCCGACCCTGCTGATCGGCAAGATGGTGGTTAGCGGAAGTTGA